Proteins encoded in a region of the Herpetosiphonaceae bacterium genome:
- a CDS encoding ABC transporter substrate-binding protein: MTSRELLPPTDAASNGRRSEAADALSSAENVEWQLSELVDAISAEIDRAEDTLSLKSFARGISFAIKQLSLDLEVTVRRAPDGRVLFRTVDPDQQGMTLLKLDFAQVLQSQLQGLRKPLDQPGDPRDLATLPGITAEQIKRLNAIAIYSVDDLERYTQTAAMIAEVSRKTDIADPQIRIWRHLPFLWALKPASGPPGSTVLIEGGNLGAVPDSGAMVLFAGHAAQIVAWSDVRVTVTMPQVSGRGVLFAIVDGQITNLLAWEATTIDLVVRNLSIGARSVFANEPFLVEADLINQGSISSGPFEVEWIVDGQRWPRQPHGPLLPGQQSQESSTRRQLMLAAGAHTIGFTADPAGALPDLSRANSTFDRQIIVSAREYLSIGDFRPIETLDPIAHERLGPADVLSLIFRGLVRFDPERRELVPELAETWEIDGLMEDRLRRGTKISIVFRLRRDVYFHDGAPLTAQDVLFTYRYASEVPHSAWRKQMKAIESIDLIDDLTIAFVLRSGATRTTIQQLFTLGVLPQHAIDLEPGRFGRSPIGTGPFQVAEFAPGAPIDLRAFEDYVQGRPRIDRMKIEVIDAERLFLRVLAGEVMAAVLPDLEDVRRKLQESGAWDLFRVAADQQALLHVQSRGLLERQPNPYDTNWNAHLWYLKQ; the protein is encoded by the coding sequence GTGACGAGCAGAGAGCTACTACCGCCGACGGATGCGGCGAGCAATGGCAGGCGCTCCGAGGCAGCCGATGCGCTGTCGAGCGCCGAGAACGTCGAGTGGCAGCTCTCGGAGCTGGTCGATGCGATCAGCGCCGAGATCGATCGGGCCGAGGATACGCTGTCGCTCAAGTCATTTGCGCGCGGCATCTCCTTCGCCATCAAGCAGTTAAGCCTCGATCTCGAAGTGACAGTGCGCCGCGCGCCCGACGGTCGCGTTCTGTTTCGGACCGTCGATCCCGACCAGCAGGGCATGACGCTGCTCAAGCTCGATTTCGCGCAGGTGTTGCAAAGCCAGCTCCAGGGCCTGCGCAAGCCATTGGATCAGCCCGGCGATCCCCGCGATCTGGCGACGCTGCCTGGCATTACGGCGGAGCAGATCAAGCGACTCAACGCAATCGCGATCTACTCGGTAGACGATCTGGAGCGCTACACGCAGACGGCGGCGATGATCGCCGAGGTCAGTCGCAAGACCGACATCGCCGATCCGCAGATTCGGATCTGGCGACATCTACCGTTCCTGTGGGCGCTCAAACCTGCCAGCGGCCCGCCCGGCAGCACGGTGCTGATCGAGGGCGGCAACCTGGGCGCGGTGCCTGACTCCGGCGCGATGGTCTTGTTCGCGGGCCACGCGGCGCAGATCGTGGCCTGGAGCGACGTGCGGGTGACGGTGACGATGCCGCAGGTTTCCGGTCGCGGCGTGCTCTTCGCGATCGTCGACGGGCAGATCACCAACCTGCTGGCGTGGGAGGCGACCACGATCGATCTGGTGGTGCGGAATCTGAGCATCGGCGCGCGCTCTGTGTTCGCAAACGAGCCGTTCCTGGTGGAGGCCGATCTTATCAACCAGGGCAGCATCTCGTCGGGGCCGTTCGAGGTCGAGTGGATCGTCGATGGGCAGCGCTGGCCGCGACAGCCGCACGGCCCGCTGCTGCCCGGCCAGCAATCGCAAGAAAGCAGCACCCGCCGCCAGCTCATGCTCGCAGCGGGCGCTCACACGATCGGCTTCACCGCCGATCCGGCAGGCGCGCTGCCCGATCTGAGCCGCGCCAACAGCACCTTCGATCGGCAGATCATCGTCAGCGCGCGCGAGTACCTGAGCATCGGCGATTTCCGCCCGATCGAGACGCTCGACCCGATCGCGCATGAGCGGCTGGGTCCGGCGGATGTGCTGAGCCTGATCTTTCGCGGCCTGGTGCGCTTCGATCCAGAGCGGCGCGAGCTGGTGCCGGAGCTTGCCGAAACATGGGAGATCGATGGACTGATGGAGGATCGTCTGCGTCGCGGGACGAAGATCAGCATCGTCTTCCGGCTGCGCCGCGATGTGTACTTCCACGACGGCGCGCCGCTGACGGCGCAGGATGTTCTGTTTACCTACAGGTACGCCAGCGAGGTGCCGCACTCGGCCTGGCGCAAGCAGATGAAGGCGATCGAGTCGATCGACCTCATCGACGATCTGACGATCGCGTTCGTGCTGCGCTCAGGCGCTACTCGAACCACGATACAGCAGCTCTTCACGCTGGGCGTGCTGCCGCAGCACGCGATTGATCTGGAGCCTGGCCGCTTTGGCCGCTCGCCGATCGGCACCGGGCCGTTTCAGGTTGCCGAGTTCGCGCCGGGCGCGCCGATCGATCTGCGTGCGTTCGAGGACTATGTTCAGGGCAGGCCGCGCATCGACCGGATGAAGATCGAGGTGATCGATGCTGAGCGGCTGTTCTTGCGCGTTCTGGCAGGCGAGGTCATGGCCGCCGTGCTGCCGGACCTGGAGGACGTTCGGCGGAAGCTTCAGGAGAGCGGCGCGTGGGATCTCTTCCGGGTCGCGGCGGATCAACAGGCGCTACTGCATGTCCAGTCGCGCGGCCTGCTTGAGCGCCAGCCCAATCCGTATGATACGAATTGGAACGCGCATCTGTGGTATCTCAAACAGTAG